AATATTTTTAGAAATAAAGGATAAGAGTTTAGTAGAACTAAAAGAAGAATACGATATTAAAATTGTGTTATATTTACGGTGCGCTAATCGTCATTTTGGGTTATTTGTAAAAAGTTCATTATTTGCTAAACAAGGAGTTTATAAAGATATTGTTTTAGAAAATGTCATTAATAATGAAACAAATAACATCCCAACTCCTGAACCTTCCGAATTTAAATTAACCCCATCGCCGGTAGAAGAACCAGTTCCGGAATTAACTCCGAATTTAACTCCTGAACCAATTGTTAATGATAATAGTAATAAAAATATTAAAGAAAATTCCAAAAATGATTCTAACCATATGATGCGAAAATTCTTTATACAATATAATAATTATTTAAATAAACGATTTAAAAATTGATGATATTTATTTTGAACATTTCTTGGCGTGTTAATTTTATTATCCGCTGGAGTTGTAATTACGGTTTGACAAGTTGGTCAACATTCTGGGCAAAAACAGCAAACTGTTATTAACATTAATCAATTTAGTGGGGACTATACTACTAATCAGTATATTGTTGATGATATACTTCTAGCCATTAATTAAAAACAGCAGTGTTATCAGTTCCAACTTTAAATAACACTCTTAAATTGGCCGTTAATGATCCAAGTTCATTTTTAACAACTAAATATATTTTATCTTATGATGGCAAGTACCATGATGTTCCAATTGAAATAAATGCTAATAATACTTCTCGTTATACTGGTACAGCAATTGTTACAATGAAGTTACGGGCAAAAAAATTGATATTAGTATTTTTAACCAAGACATTAGTAGTTTAGGTAATGTTGAAATTAAATCGGGAACACCCCAGAGTGTTTTAGAAGGGTTATTAAATTCTCCACTTGTCTATAGCAATATTTCTAAAACATTATATAGTGCTTTACAAGATGGCAAAATTATAATTACCTTTGATCAAACGATTCCTAATGATGGGGCACCACATGTAATAGAGGTTAAAATTGATGGGGGACAAACAGAAAACTATTTTGGAACAGCAATTCTAAAAACAAGTCTTATTATTAAGTAAAATATTAAACAAAAAGTGAGAAGGATAAAACTATGGGCCTAAAAGAAAAAGTATTCGCTGGACAAACAAAAAAATTTAAGCGAAAAGCTTCGAGTCTTTCAATTATTAAATTTGCCATTGCACGCGTTAAAAGTTCAATTATTATTTGAGTTTTATTGGGTTTATCTTCCACACTATTTATTGGAATTGGTTTAATGCTCTTTTTATCATCGGCAACGGCTGAAAGTTTAATAATTAATTTTCAGTATGGGGTGTTAATTTTTAATAATATCTTTTTAATTTTATTTATTTTATTAGTAGTTACAAAAATATTTAGTCAAGAATTTGCGAATGGAACATACTTATTAATTTTATCAAAACCATATTCTCGCTTTAGTATTTTTCTTTTAAAGTTATTGTCAGTCTGACTAATGGTATTTTTTTTCCTTGGTTCTAACATGTTAATCGCATTTTTAATTGGTTATCTTGGTGAAGTTATTACCAATAATGAAAATTATTTTAGTTTATATAAAAATTTAATTTTAAAATTATTAATTTATTCATTAATGTTAAGTTACTTTACGATTAGTGGGACAATTTTTACTTCAACTTTTTTAAATTCCCAAGTGGTATTAATTATTAATGTTATCTTTTGTAGTTTGTTTCTAATTGGTGGAATGCCATATTCATTAATTATGAATATTGGTAATAACATTAGTTTAAATTTTGAAAATGTGACCCAAGATTATCAAGTCAAAAATATTAAAAATGCATTATTATTTAATAAAAATGTTGAACAGGAAAATGTTAAATATCCAAAAATCTCAAAAGCCATTTATGATTTTTATATGCAAAAAGATTTGCCAACAATTAACTTAATCTTAGCTAATAATGATGATAGTAATTCCCGCACTGAACGATTAGAAAATTTATATCATCAAGTTTTTGACTTAACGAAATTTCAGCAACTGAATAAACTAACCGGAAGTGATGTTACAAGTTGAAAGGGTACTTTTAATGGTCAGTCAATTAGTAGTATTATTACTAAAAATGTTGCCAATGGAAAAGATACTAATATTAATGTTACAGTTACTAACAAGTTTGCTTTTAAAACAATTGAGGAGTTCGATGATAATAATCCTTACCAACAAGAACTAAAACAATTAGTTAATTATTATGCAAAAAACTTTGATTGAAATACATATTATAATTTAAGATTATTTTATTTTAATTCTTTAGTAACTTTTGACTCTAACGAAACTTATTTTAATGTGTACGGTAGCGGTGATTCCGAACCAACAATTAATGATAAAGGGATTGATCCCATTGATATTTTTCAAACTTTTTATCAACAAGATAATGGTGGTTCGTTACCTTACTATGTTATTAATGATCAAACATTTAAACAAAAATTTAAAGATTTTTTTCAAAACCCAGTTTTATTTGTCACTCAAGAACTTGAAAAAAATATTATTCAAAAAGTTTATGACTATAAAATAATTCAAACTCAACCAGTAAAAATTACTAATAATCTAAAACAATATCAATCATTGTCGGAAAAATATAGTTTAATTTCAAAAGTAAATATTATTGAACATTGAAATCAAATTTGAACAAGTTCGCTTTCCTATTTACCAACTGGTTTTGCACCGCTAGAAAATAGTCATATTGATTTTGATAACCAAAAAAACTTACTAATGAGTTATCAAGATTTTCCTTTACAGTTAACAGCTGATAATAAAATTGCTCTTAATTATCAGCCTTACTTAAACATTACCTTGATTCGCGATATTTATCTTTACTTAGCAGCCGGGTTAATTATTTTATCGGCGTTAATTTTACAACGTAAAAATATTACATAACACGGAAGGGAGGTGAAGTATGAGAAAACAAAATATCACAAAGGTAACTAATGCACCAGTTATTGTTTCATCAAAACAACCAGTTATTATTGTTGATAATTTTGTTCGAAAATTTAAAAAAAATACAATTGGACCCTTTAATTTCACTGTTACCAAAGGAAAACTCCATACTATTTTAGGGGCATCGGGAAGTGGAAGAACAGTTTTAATTAAATCATTAATTGGTGGTTTAAAGGGATACAAGGGTTCAATTACAATTGAAGGTAAGAAGGCAGGTAAAATTGCCGCTAAACAAAAAATTGGTTATGTTCCTGAGTATATTACATTCCCAGAAAATATTAGTGCCTGAAGTTTTTTAAAAAACTTTGGGAAAGCTAACGGGATCCATGGGCAATATTTAAAATATCGACTGGAATACTTAATGAAGTCCTTAGGGATCTGAGAATCCCGAAACAAAGATGTTAATTCATTTTCGTCCGGGATGAAAAAGCGGGTGATGATTATTCAGGGAATTATCCATGACCCCGAAATTTTAATCTTGGATGAACCAGAAGCAGGATTAGATGTTGAAAACCGGGAAAAAATTATTAAATATTTAAAAGCATTAACATTGCGAGGAAAAACAGTCTTCTTTTCATCGCACTTGTTAAATGAAATTAAAGATTATATTGATGAATTTACAATGGTGATGAATGGCCAGCAATACTATACTGGTAATTTCAAACAATTTAACCTTAGTAACACTTACTTCATTGAATGTAAACGTCCGGATTTAATTTCGCGATTTCTAACAATCAATAAAGCAGTTAATTGGTATGATAAAAATACTAATCGCTTATTCTTTATCATTCCATCCCCATTATCACTATTTTATATTACTAATTTTGCGCTTAAATATAAAATTCCGGTCACTAAAATTTCAACTGCAGAGTTTACCTTTAATTTTTTAAATCAAAAAATTACCCATAACCAAAAATAACTTATCAAAGGAGAGGATAAAATGAAAAAGCTATTAACATTTTTAAGTACCTTAAGTTTAACAGCGACCACTACCACAACCATTGTTGCTTGTTCCTCACATAAAGATAATAAAAATGAAGCTGAATCATCAGCTTCCTTAGATGCGAAAGTTTTAAATGATATTGTTAATAAAACTAATAAGTATTTTTTAGACTTTTTAAATTCTAACCAATATGTTGATACTACACAATATGGTTCAGAAGTCTTCGCTAACTTCTTCAATAAAGTTAATGATCAAGAACCAACTGCTATTATTGATATTGCTGATAGTAATTTTAATCAGGGGATTAATAATATTAATACTATTTTTAAAAACTATTTAAACCAAATTAATATTCAAATTGCCCAAGAATACTCCAATGTTTATGTTAACAGTTATCCGTTAACTTGAAATCTCGAAAAAAATATTAGTACCCTAAATTTTATTAATTTAGAGGATTTAAATAGTTTAAATCCAAGTGTGGAGATTGATGGTTTAAAAGCTGTTAATTACCAACTTAATATCAACTATACGGTTAAGTATAAGGAAATAACATCAATTAATAACTTTACCTTTAGTTTTATTGTAACAAATAGTCCTGATAAAATTAAACAATTTCAAACTGAATCAATGGCTAAATTATCTGGGAATATTGTAAAATATTTTGGTGAGGGAAATACCATTATTGATAAGAATCCAAAATATCAAAAATTATATGATAAATTTGATATTAATTATTCTCGTACCCACATTAATTTAGATAATATTGTGCAAACAGAATTAATTGACTTTTTAAATAAAGATCCTGATTTAACTGATTTAATGCAGCATGTGACTTGAAATGATGATAAATCAATTTTAACGTTATTAAGTGGAGCGTTAAATGATGTTACAAGTGGGCACGCAGTACCCAAACTACCCCAAAATAGTTCGTTTGTTTGAGCTGGAGAAGGACCATTTGATGCTAATAAAGTAACAGCGGATGTCTTTTATAACTTTTTAATTAACTTATTACAAGTATTTAATATTAGCGATGGTGAATTACAATTGGCTAATTTTAATGTAAACTTATCAAAAATTAGTGTCGCAGGAATGCCCTTATCGGGAGTAGCTAGCAAAGATGGTAAACCATTAAATGTTATTATTGGGATTTCGAAAGAAGGGTTAAAACAAAAATTAATGAATTATTCCCAAATTGTAGTGTCTTTCTACAAGGAATATCGAATTGAATCTTATAAAGATCATCAAATTCTGCATGTTTCAAGTAAGGTTTTTGATGAATTAAAATCAGCGCCAAACTATACTGAATCCTTACCATTTTTATTTAATAATTTCTTAGAAAAAGAAAACATTAAAAACCTTGCCGATATTGGTTTATTTTATCTAGGTGACGATACAATTGTTAATACTGTAGGTCGTCCTGGTAGTTGAACAACTATTAATGAGAATCAATTAAAATATAAAGATGGGGGACATGGTTATAGTTTTAGCTTTATGTTTGGGGATCATACTTTTGATGGCTCAATTTCATATTCACCATGGTCAGCTGTTTACCTACCTAATTTATATGTTAATCGGAATTAAAAATGGTTCAATTAATATAATAAAATTTTTAAAACAATTTTAATAAAACAACATAAATAACATTAAAAAGATTATATTAAATTAAAATATAATCTTTTTTTAGTAATGTTATTTTACTAGTCATTTAAATTAAATTTATCAATAATTTCCATAAAAAAAATAATTTAAATTTAAAAAAACTTAAAAGCAAGTTTTTTTTTTTTTTTTATTACAATATATTTGTATCTTTATAAATCGACAACATAATAAATAAAATTAATATTACAATGAGAAGCAAAGGTTTTGAAAATGGAAAAAAATTGTTAATGCAAAAAAGCAAAAATAAGGAGAGGACACTATGAAAAAAATATTAACAATTTTAGGCACAATTAGTTTAACAACCGGAGTGGCAACGACACTAATTGCTTGTACTGGTTCTAAAATAAATAACGCTACTCCAAATACTACAACAACCAAAGATGCTAAAGTTTTAAACGATATTGCTAATATGACAACTAAATATTTTTTAGATTTTTTAGGTTCAAATCAGTTTATTGATGCTACTGAATATGGTTCTCAGGTATTTAGTGAATTTTTTAATAGCGTTAGTGCAAGCCAACCAACTTTAACAGTTAAAACAGATGATAAAAAATTTCAAGAAGGAATTGCTAGTATTAATGCAATTTTTAAAACTTATCTAAACCAAATTAATATTCAAATTGCCCAAGAATACTCCAATGTGTATGTTAACAGTTATCCGTTAACTTGAAATCTGGATAAAAACACTAGTATGTTAAGTTATATTAACTTAATTAAATTAAATAAACTAAATCCAAGTGTTAATATTAATGGTTTACAAGCTGTTAATTATCAACTTAATATTAGTTATACTATTAATTATAAAAAATTAACGGCAATGAATAATTTTGGTTTTAATTTCATTGTTACAAATGACCCCCAAAGAATTAAAAAATTTCAAACTAAATCAATTGCTAAAATATCTGGTGCGATTTATAAATACTTTAACAATAATGATATTATTATTGATAAAAATCCAAAATATCAAAAGTTATACGATAAATTTGATATTAATTATACAAAATCCCATTTAGTTTTAGATAACATTGTCCAATCAGAATTAATTAATTTTTTAAATAATGACCCGGATCTTAGCGAAATTATGCAGCAAGTAACCTGAAATGATAGTCAATCAATTTTAACATTATTATCTTCTGCCATTGACCAAACAACAAATGGAATGGGTGTTGCCAACCCTAAATATTCTTCTGATCGCTGAGCAGGGGTGGGATTCCAACCAGAGCAAATTACTCCCGAAAACTTTTTAAATTTTTATACTGACATGTTAAAAATCTTCAAAATCACTGAAGATAAATTACAATTAGCTAGTTTTAATGTTAATTTAGCAAAAATAAACATTGCAGGCATGCCCTTATCAAGTGTGGTAACTAATAGTGGAAAACCTTTAACTGTTACTATTGCCATTTCCAAAGAAGGATTAAAACAAAAACTAATAAATTTTGCAACGATTATTACTAGTTTTATGAAACACTATCGAATTGAATCAGCAAGCGACCACTGAATAATTCACTTACCAAAAGAACTATTTAATAAAATTAAAACCAAAAAATATGATGGGGCCTTAATTGATCTTAATAATGATTTTTTAGCACAGGAAGATATTAAGAAATTGCCCGATATTGAAATGTTTACCCTGGGAGATGAAACAAAAAGTAAACATTCATGAGTTACCCGCGATGAACATACAATTGGGATTAATAAAAGATGATACTGAAGTTTTGATCTAATGTTTGGAAATAAAACTGTTGATAAGTCAATCTTTTATACTCCGTTAACGTCTTGATATTTTTATTTAAATTTTAAAGATGATTTATAAAAAATAATTTTATTAAAAAAGATTATATTTAATATAATCTTTTTTTACTTTATTTTCGACTATGATCATCATTCGGTTGGCATTTTGTACATTCACTGCATTTTGTTCCGTTGGTGTGTTGGGCTCCTGATAAGTTACAACTGCAATTGCATCCTGTACATTGATTATTACAATTTCCCATATTTTTCCCTTCTTTCTACCTTGATTATAACTCTATAAATAATTATTTTTCTAATTTTTTTAAAAATTATCGATTATACTATAAATTATTAGATTTTTATTATTAAAGTAACATACATAATACTAGAAAATTTTTTAATAAAAAATAAAAAAATTAGGTAAATAATAGAAAATAGTTATATAATGTGAATTAGGAGGGCAAAAACTTCCTAATAATGAGGGTTGTATTAAAATTAAGAAGTTTAAAAAACATTTAAGACTAATAATATAACCATCAAATAGATTATTAGAAATACTTTCATAAGGAGGGAAACATTATGAAAATTTTATTAACTTTATTATCATCTTTATTATGTAGTTCTTCAGTGAGGAACGGTTACTAGTCATACAATTGATCCATTAGCAAATAAACCATTATTAGTTGGTTATTGGTATGAATGAAATGATCAAATTAGTATGAAAAATGTTGATCAAGCATATAATGTAATTGATGTTTCATTCATGACAACAATGACCCCAGGAGCAATTCCTACTTTTACGCCCCAAGCAAGTGACTTTATTCAACAAATTGAATATCAACACAGTTGAGGACATAAAGTATTGCTTTCATTAGGAGGCGCAACTGCTAATATTAAAATGGCATTATCTCAACAACAAACTTTCGAAAATCAAATTAAAACATATGTTAATGAATATGGAATTGATGGAATTGACATTGACTTAGAAGGTAGTTCAATTACCGCGGGAGATAATGAAAAAGTTATTGTGCAATCATTAATTAATTTAAAACAATATTATTCAACCCAAAATAAAACATTTTATATTTCATTAGCACCTGAGTTCCCTTATTTAAGAGGCGCAACTGGGGGTTATGTTTCTTATATTAATGATTTAAAAGGATATTATGACTGGGTAAATCCCCAATTTTATAACCAATTTGGAGATGGTATTAGTGTTGAAGCCGCTGATCATGATGCAATGCCATATTTACCATGGTGGTTAACAAATGATAATACTCAATACAAAGGGGAATTCTTATACCTAATTACTAAATATATTGCGAATGGTGGGGGAATTAATAATTTTGTCCAAATTCCCGCTGATAAATTAGTAATTGGTCTTCCGGCAACTCCAAATGCAGCTGGTAGTGGGTATGCTACCAACGCTGATATTAAAAAAGCTTATGAACTTTTAGTTAACAACCATGTTAATGCCCGTGGGTTAATGACATGAGCTGTTAACTATGATGCAAAAAATAACTGAAATTTTGCCAATGCCTTTAAAGAAACTTGGGGGAAACAATAAGTTATTTTATGAATATAAAGAACAATTAACTAACTTTATGCTAACCTTTCTAAAATATTAATTGCAAAATTTACTTTTTTCAATTATAATAAAAATAGTTAATGAGAGTACGAAAAGTACCAAACAGATTAATTTTTGTTTGGTACTTTTCTTTTATTAACATCTGAAAAAAATGAAAAACTTACATAATATATAAAGGAGGGATGATGAATGGAAAGTCAACATAATCAATCCAAATTATGTAAAAAATGTTATCAAAAAATTATTAATTTTTTAAAAACAAAAAATAATATTAAAAATTTAATTATTTTTAATATTACTACAACTGATAATTTTAGTAAAGAAAATAAAATTAATCCTGTCATTATTTTTAAATGTCAAAACCATTATTTTGGATTATTTACAAGAAATAATTTAAGAGAAAATCCGGACCAAGTTAATTTTCAAACCAAAACAGTAACTTTACCTACTAGTTTGGTTATTAAGAAGTTTAAAGAAAGTAAAAAAAATCTTGATGTTAAAGTAAATAAAAATGCTCTTGTTAACGTCAAATCTTGACCTCTTGCCCCGGTTAATTCACCATTTGCTTTAGAACCTAGAAAAAAAGAACTAGCTTATTTTAATAAGCAACAATTAAAATATTATAAAGTAAATGTTTTTAACCAACATAAGCATTATTTTAAAACCTTATTTTTAAAATCAAATCATCGTTTTACCATCATTTCATTGTTAATTGGAACTTTACTACTTGGTTTAGGGATTGGTGGATGACAACTATTTGAAGATTTAAATCATCCCCAACCTCATGTTGACCGTCGAATTAATATTTCCCAGGATGGGGGAGATTATTATAAAGCCGAAGCAATTATTCATAATACTTCCTCAAAAGAATTATTAGCCGCTGTCCAACATATTCCCAATTTAAACCCAGATTTGCAAAGTGCAATTAATGATAATACCACAATTTTAACAACTAGTGATTCCCTTCAATATGATGGGGGATATCACTTAATGAAAATTAATATTAATGCCCAACATTCTGAAATTTTTAAAGGAATTACCAGCCTTACGATGAATATTAAAGCCAATAAATTTGATATTTCCTGGTTAGACGGTAACTTTACCCATAAGAATGCTGTTCATATTGGTAATATTGATCCAACTAATTTATTAAATGCCCTAAAATTATTACCAAATTTGAATCCTAATTTAGCAAGTGTTTTACGTGAAAAGGGAATTGAAGTTATTAATATTAAAGGCAAAATGATTGATGATGGTTTACCCCACCCAATTAATTTTACGCTAGATGCTAATAATACAAATGACTTTAAAGGGCAACTTAATTGTGAACTAAATTTAATTTCGGATAAATTTGATATTTCTAATTTAAAAAATGATTATACAACATCATCACCAGTTACAATTCATGATACTAGTTTTAATAGTTTAGTTTACTTA
The sequence above is drawn from the Spiroplasma eriocheiris genome and encodes:
- a CDS encoding lipoprotein → MKKILTILGTISLTTGVATTLIACTGSKINNATPNTTTTKDAKVLNDIANMTTKYFLDFLGSNQFIDATEYGSQVFSEFFNSVSASQPTLTVKTDDKKFQEGIASINAIFKTYLNQINIQIAQEYSNVYVNSYPLTWNLDKNTSMLSYINLIKLNKLNPSVNINGLQAVNYQLNISYTINYKKLTAMNNFGFNFIVTNDPQRIKKFQTKSIAKISGAIYKYFNNNDIIIDKNPKYQKLYDKFDINYTKSHLVLDNIVQSELINFLNNDPDLSEIMQQVTWNDSQSILTLLSSAIDQTTNGMGVANPKYSSDRWAGVGFQPEQITPENFLNFYTDMLKIFKITEDKLQLASFNVNLAKINIAGMPLSSVVTNSGKPLTVTIAISKEGLKQKLINFATIITSFMKHYRIESASDHWIIHLPKELFNKIKTKKYDGALIDLNNDFLAQEDIKKLPDIEMFTLGDETKSKHSWVTRDEHTIGINKRWYWSFDLMFGNKTVDKSIFYTPLTSWYFYLNFKDDL
- a CDS encoding ABC transporter ATP-binding protein, which produces MRKQNITKVTNAPVIVSSKQPVIIVDNFVRKFKKNTIGPFNFTVTKGKLHTILGASGSGRTVLIKSLIGGLKGYKGSITIEGKKAGKIAAKQKIGYVPEYITFPENISAWSFLKNFGKANGIHGQYLKYRLEYLMKSLGIWESRNKDVNSFSSGMKKRVMIIQGIIHDPEILILDEPEAGLDVENREKIIKYLKALTLRGKTVFFSSHLLNEIKDYIDEFTMVMNGQQYYTGNFKQFNLSNTYFIECKRPDLISRFLTINKAVNWYDKNTNRLFFIIPSPLSLFYITNFALKYKIPVTKISTAEFTFNFLNQKITHNQK
- a CDS encoding ABC transporter permease, with amino-acid sequence MGLKEKVFAGQTKKFKRKASSLSIIKFAIARVKSSIIIWVLLGLSSTLFIGIGLMLFLSSATAESLIINFQYGVLIFNNIFLILFILLVVTKIFSQEFANGTYLLILSKPYSRFSIFLLKLLSVWLMVFFFLGSNMLIAFLIGYLGEVITNNENYFSLYKNLILKLLIYSLMLSYFTISGTIFTSTFLNSQVVLIINVIFCSLFLIGGMPYSLIMNIGNNISLNFENVTQDYQVKNIKNALLFNKNVEQENVKYPKISKAIYDFYMQKDLPTINLILANNDDSNSRTERLENLYHQVFDLTKFQQLNKLTGSDVTSWKGTFNGQSISSIITKNVANGKDTNINVTVTNKFAFKTIEEFDDNNPYQQELKQLVNYYAKNFDWNTYYNLRLFYFNSLVTFDSNETYFNVYGSGDSEPTINDKGIDPIDIFQTFYQQDNGGSLPYYVINDQTFKQKFKDFFQNPVLFVTQELEKNIIQKVYDYKIIQTQPVKITNNLKQYQSLSEKYSLISKVNIIEHWNQIWTSSLSYLPTGFAPLENSHIDFDNQKNLLMSYQDFPLQLTADNKIALNYQPYLNITLIRDIYLYLAAGLIILSALILQRKNIT
- a CDS encoding lipoprotein, producing MKKLLTFLSTLSLTATTTTTIVACSSHKDNKNEAESSASLDAKVLNDIVNKTNKYFLDFLNSNQYVDTTQYGSEVFANFFNKVNDQEPTAIIDIADSNFNQGINNINTIFKNYLNQINIQIAQEYSNVYVNSYPLTWNLEKNISTLNFINLEDLNSLNPSVEIDGLKAVNYQLNINYTVKYKEITSINNFTFSFIVTNSPDKIKQFQTESMAKLSGNIVKYFGEGNTIIDKNPKYQKLYDKFDINYSRTHINLDNIVQTELIDFLNKDPDLTDLMQHVTWNDDKSILTLLSGALNDVTSGHAVPKLPQNSSFVWAGEGPFDANKVTADVFYNFLINLLQVFNISDGELQLANFNVNLSKISVAGMPLSGVASKDGKPLNVIIGISKEGLKQKLMNYSQIVVSFYKEYRIESYKDHQILHVSSKVFDELKSAPNYTESLPFLFNNFLEKENIKNLADIGLFYLGDDTIVNTVGRPGSWTTINENQLKYKDGGHGYSFSFMFGDHTFDGSISYSPWSAVYLPNLYVNRN
- a CDS encoding glycosyl hydrolase family 18 protein; the protein is MKNVDQAYNVIDVSFMTTMTPGAIPTFTPQASDFIQQIEYQHSWGHKVLLSLGGATANIKMALSQQQTFENQIKTYVNEYGIDGIDIDLEGSSITAGDNEKVIVQSLINLKQYYSTQNKTFYISLAPEFPYLRGATGGYVSYINDLKGYYDWVNPQFYNQFGDGISVEAADHDAMPYLPWWLTNDNTQYKGEFLYLITKYIANGGGINNFVQIPADKLVIGLPATPNAAGSGYATNADIKKAYELLVNNHVNARGLMTWAVNYDAKNNWNFANAFKETWGKQ